Proteins from one Microcaecilia unicolor chromosome 2, aMicUni1.1, whole genome shotgun sequence genomic window:
- the LOC115461944 gene encoding olfactory receptor 1468-like produces the protein MGLEIEWKNETIVTEFLLQGPTEHDELNEFLFVVFLAMYLINLLGNGTMISVISGNAQLHTPMYLFLCVLSSVDMCLTSVTVPKMLSNLISGKKTISFSNCFIQLYFYIAFTIEECMLLSIMAYDRYVAICNPLHYITIMNKKACLSMLFASVILSIMHASLHTLLALRLPFCKSNKIQHFFCDLAPLLKLSCIDTSINELLIFTEASLLVMGPFLIILISYIYIIKTILKIPSTGGRHKTFSTCSSHFTVVILFYGTIAFMYFRPSSSYSLQKDKMASVMYTVLSPMLNPFIYSLRNKDVKMALWRALKRKATFFKG, from the coding sequence ATGGGGCTCGAAATTGAATGGAAGAATGAGACAATTGTTACGGAATTTCTTCTTCAGGGACCCACGGAACATGATGAGTTAAATGAATTTCTCTTTGTAGTGTTCCTGGCCATGTACCTGATCAACCTGCTGGGGAATGGAACCATGATCTCAGTTATTAGTGGGAACGCCCAGCTCCATACACCCATGTATTTATTTCTCTGTGTCTTGTCTTCTGTGGATATGTGTCTCACTTCAGTCACTGTCCCCAAAATGTTAAGCAACCTTATCTCTGGCAAGAAGACCATCTCTTTCTCCAACTGTTTTATACAACTCTATTTCTATATAGCTTTTACGATAGAAGAATGCATGCTCCTGTCTATTATGGCATATGACCGTTACGTTGCCATATGTAATCCACTGCATTATATCACAATCATGAACAAGAAGGCCTGTCTTAGCATGTTGTTTGCTTCTGTGATCCTCAGCATTATGCATGCTTCCTTGCACACACTGTTGGCATTACGTCTCCCATTCTGTAAGTCCAACAAAATCCAACACTTCTTCTGTGACCTTGCACCACTGCTAAAGCTCTCCTGTATAGACACTTCCATCAATGAGCTGTTGATCTTTACAGAGGCCTCACTGCTAGTAATGGGGCCCTTCCTGATCATCCTGATCTCTTACATCTACATCATCAAAACCATTCTAAAGATTCCATCTACTGGTGGAAGACACAAGACTTTCTCTACTTGCTCTTCCCACTTCACTGTGGTAATACTCTTCTATGGAACAATAGCTTTCATGTATTTCAGGCCTTCTTCTAGTTATTCATTGCAAAAGGACAAGATGGCCAGTGTGATGTACACTGTGCTGTCCCCCATGCTGAACCCATTCATTTACAGCCTGAGAAACAAGGACGTTAAGATGGCACTGTGGAGAGCTCTAAAGAGAAAAGCAACATTTTTCAAAGGTTAA